In a genomic window of uncultured Flavobacterium sp.:
- a CDS encoding T9SS type A sorting domain-containing protein, with protein sequence MQKTTLIVLFSFFNLFFLRANNKPETNAFDANFEVTVSLIGEVTVDYKDYNFTATYEWQFEYGPIGFKTGQGKTITVSGWPYYNFKLDPLKGYDFRVRENRLVNNALIWTDWSQPKTIFATSDKVFSVGYTTNFDNQKETNLEWRGLIYGNSTSSAYVGLATNENHSSSGAAGSCAFMSNYNYQTNSHIAFISPKFNDLATDRKIKFWTYGYASDTELLVGTMTDPNDYNTFHLLNPVEVKTGSGWQQQTIYFNNYKGTDQYVVFFFKRKNYSGNNEVYIDDFSYEKASDCFDQTNFSVTNVEQKTAQISFDAPNQNNFQVSLTNVLKHTTEIINIQSSPFTLTNLVGNTEYEVKVRANCIDDLFSNWTKTITFKTPCTVISDNYSTSFEGTNYIDPCWSVISNNLLVQSSLQDPDWPKKPAAKTGTATVLMSTFVGKLNIDKAYLITPYIADLDADKRIKFSLISYSDSYKYNTASITIGTMSDPKDASTFIPLKTILPSEMNELANLNKSSAWKEHTVYLDNYQKSNNHHYIAIRDNNEAGSVFSIDDFVYEKTPSCLEPLNPRTLNYGYDFATVTWDNYKPATEWQVEYGPKGFAHGSGTVVTATSFPFKITENVLDDVEYDFYVRNKCGNDYSGWSDRGYFRTKCEGMTVGYKEDFETLAFEKIGCWTRIVPNFTVESYYTKNDFIASVKQSKPNYLVHSGLRSIALLNAPDVLFPGEPKTEGNSDKIVLVSPRLKDFDHYKKISFWMATRQQSSQATAELIVGTMSDPEDYNTFTPYRVITIPVENLEKNIKYEIEFSDYYGTDKFIAFKQSKVNVRLTDFYIDDFEYNQNECTKPGLLGARQSGIDTATLDWRDNNTKKPSESWDIEYGPKGFVDGSGTIVNVKTNPANLTGLAQGIYDCRVRSYCEAAIASDWSSRYTFKIGCTEKAPFVENFDQYQIRNEIPGFCWTKNSYMDTQLLEYYLTNINSAPNVFYLQNNPADALLVSPYLEDFDKDKKIKFWLNAQLNSNNVKAGDLVIGTIKNPLDASTFEPYQTILLEELRNLPKYGKEVNIDFSEYRGSNKQIAFMFKQNDDQWSGTNRVLIDDFNYNQTLSCYEPIDVVFSNINNSSVQINWTSKNAVAEKVEIEYGVTGFTPGTGTILNTTANEIKVSNLQAGISYQFYLKTKCDSGNSIVVGPKKIETTCSVKTLPWIEKFSNLSAYGNNVLPDCFKLLHGNLTLENKAQEETYSNYSPDYLRDGFDDHSYLYVKGEFWTDFMAPMFHLEAGTTYKFSVQGRNSYEYRTQGIGLSVGRGQNAYNMETRLGGTGRLTEYHYSELVSYFTPIVSGDYSFLMDFSNSGSPNLLADNFELKEGYKVSVDGNKNSTVYDFEKGITDDIILEDTFDASSEIGFDDQSAANKVVVMSKASTGNAWLTAPSASNSAKMNENSTSIWELNQSNISKINTKVDAKNATTLFMSFELKQRFADHNNESMFRVIVNGNVLGDIIKPVTKKEDKFQKYMFDLTPYVGSEIRISFQHIGKTAYEDTALLDNLSFAKTVESLSVVENKITDFKYYPNPIENILNIESNSIISNLEVYNLNGQLLFESKYSDAKITVDLKNYSTGVYLVVLKQDDKKETFKVIKK encoded by the coding sequence ATGCAAAAAACTACATTAATTGTTCTTTTTTCTTTTTTTAACTTATTTTTTTTACGAGCAAATAACAAACCGGAAACCAATGCTTTTGATGCAAATTTTGAGGTTACAGTATCACTAATTGGCGAAGTTACGGTCGATTATAAGGATTATAATTTTACAGCAACTTATGAATGGCAATTTGAATATGGCCCAATAGGATTTAAAACTGGTCAAGGTAAAACCATAACGGTTTCTGGCTGGCCATATTACAATTTTAAACTCGATCCTTTAAAAGGTTATGATTTTAGAGTTAGAGAAAATCGTTTGGTAAATAATGCCCTTATCTGGACAGATTGGTCGCAGCCAAAAACGATATTTGCTACAAGCGATAAAGTTTTTTCGGTGGGATATACCACTAATTTCGATAATCAAAAGGAAACAAATCTGGAATGGCGAGGTTTGATCTATGGCAATTCTACAAGTTCTGCATATGTAGGTCTTGCTACAAATGAAAATCATAGTTCAAGTGGTGCAGCGGGTTCATGTGCGTTTATGTCAAATTATAATTATCAGACGAACTCTCACATTGCTTTTATTTCTCCTAAGTTTAATGATTTGGCAACAGACAGAAAAATAAAATTCTGGACCTATGGATATGCTTCAGATACAGAGTTATTGGTTGGTACAATGACAGATCCTAATGATTATAATACTTTTCATTTACTTAATCCGGTCGAAGTAAAAACAGGTAGTGGCTGGCAGCAACAGACCATTTATTTTAATAATTATAAAGGCACAGATCAATATGTGGTCTTCTTCTTTAAGAGAAAAAATTACAGTGGAAATAATGAGGTTTACATAGATGATTTTAGTTACGAAAAAGCCTCAGATTGTTTTGATCAGACTAATTTTTCGGTAACCAATGTGGAGCAAAAGACAGCTCAAATAAGTTTTGATGCTCCTAATCAGAATAATTTTCAGGTAAGTTTAACCAATGTTCTTAAGCATACAACTGAAATTATTAATATCCAAAGCAGTCCTTTTACGTTAACCAATTTGGTTGGAAATACGGAATATGAGGTAAAAGTACGAGCGAATTGTATCGACGATTTATTTTCGAATTGGACAAAAACGATTACTTTCAAAACACCTTGTACCGTTATTTCGGATAATTACAGTACATCTTTTGAAGGAACAAATTATATTGATCCTTGTTGGAGCGTAATTTCAAACAATCTTTTAGTTCAAAGCAGTTTGCAAGATCCGGACTGGCCCAAAAAACCTGCAGCCAAAACTGGTACCGCAACAGTTTTAATGTCAACTTTTGTAGGGAAATTAAATATTGATAAAGCCTATTTAATCACGCCATATATTGCGGATCTGGATGCTGATAAAAGAATAAAATTTAGTCTTATATCCTACAGTGATAGTTACAAATACAATACAGCTTCGATAACTATTGGTACAATGTCAGATCCTAAAGATGCAAGTACGTTTATTCCTCTGAAAACAATTTTGCCATCAGAAATGAATGAATTGGCGAACTTAAATAAATCATCGGCTTGGAAAGAACATACGGTTTATTTAGACAATTATCAAAAAAGTAACAATCATCATTATATCGCTATAAGAGATAATAATGAAGCGGGATCAGTATTTAGCATTGATGATTTTGTATATGAAAAAACGCCATCTTGTTTAGAGCCGCTTAATCCAAGAACACTTAATTATGGTTATGATTTTGCAACTGTAACGTGGGATAATTACAAACCTGCAACAGAATGGCAAGTTGAATACGGACCAAAAGGTTTTGCACACGGAAGTGGAACTGTTGTAACGGCAACTTCATTTCCTTTTAAAATTACCGAAAATGTTTTAGACGACGTCGAGTATGATTTTTATGTGCGCAATAAATGTGGAAATGATTACAGCGGATGGTCAGATAGAGGTTATTTCAGAACCAAATGCGAGGGAATGACGGTTGGATACAAAGAGGATTTTGAAACTTTAGCTTTCGAAAAAATAGGATGTTGGACTAGAATTGTGCCTAATTTTACAGTGGAAAGTTATTATACCAAGAATGATTTTATAGCTTCGGTAAAACAATCGAAGCCAAATTATTTAGTGCATAGTGGTTTGAGATCTATTGCTTTGTTGAATGCACCTGATGTACTTTTTCCCGGGGAACCAAAAACAGAAGGTAATTCAGATAAAATAGTTCTTGTTTCGCCGAGATTAAAAGATTTTGACCATTACAAAAAAATCAGTTTTTGGATGGCAACAAGACAACAAAGTTCACAAGCTACAGCAGAGTTGATCGTTGGTACAATGTCAGATCCGGAAGACTACAATACTTTTACGCCTTATCGAGTAATTACTATTCCGGTTGAAAATCTGGAGAAAAACATAAAATACGAAATAGAGTTTTCTGATTATTACGGAACAGATAAGTTTATTGCTTTCAAACAAAGTAAAGTAAATGTTCGACTGACTGATTTTTATATTGATGATTTCGAATACAATCAAAACGAATGTACAAAACCGGGATTATTAGGCGCAAGACAATCGGGAATTGATACTGCAACTTTAGATTGGAGAGATAATAACACCAAAAAACCATCTGAAAGTTGGGATATTGAATACGGACCAAAAGGATTTGTCGATGGATCTGGAACAATTGTAAATGTAAAAACAAACCCGGCAAATTTGACTGGTTTAGCGCAGGGAATTTACGATTGCCGAGTAAGATCTTATTGCGAAGCTGCGATTGCAAGTGATTGGTCAAGCCGTTATACTTTTAAAATTGGCTGTACCGAAAAAGCTCCTTTTGTAGAAAACTTCGATCAATATCAGATTCGTAACGAAATTCCTGGTTTTTGCTGGACTAAAAACAGCTATATGGATACGCAACTTTTAGAATATTATTTAACCAATATTAATAGTGCTCCAAATGTTTTTTATCTGCAAAATAATCCTGCTGATGCACTTTTAGTTTCGCCATATTTGGAAGATTTCGATAAAGACAAGAAAATTAAATTTTGGCTTAATGCACAATTAAACAGTAATAATGTAAAAGCGGGAGATTTGGTAATTGGAACTATAAAAAATCCGCTGGATGCTTCGACATTCGAGCCTTATCAAACTATTTTATTAGAAGAATTAAGAAATTTACCAAAGTATGGAAAAGAAGTAAATATTGATTTTTCTGAATACAGAGGTTCAAATAAACAGATTGCATTTATGTTTAAACAGAATGATGATCAATGGAGTGGAACCAACAGAGTCTTGATTGATGATTTTAATTATAATCAAACTTTGTCTTGTTATGAACCAATAGATGTTGTTTTTTCAAATATCAATAATAGTTCAGTTCAGATAAATTGGACTTCAAAAAATGCAGTTGCAGAAAAAGTTGAAATAGAATATGGCGTAACAGGATTTACGCCGGGAACGGGAACTATTTTAAATACAACCGCAAACGAAATAAAAGTTTCGAATTTACAGGCTGGAATTTCTTATCAGTTTTATCTAAAAACGAAATGTGATTCCGGAAATTCAATAGTGGTTGGGCCAAAGAAAATTGAAACAACTTGCAGTGTTAAAACTTTACCTTGGATCGAGAAATTTAGCAATTTAAGTGCTTACGGAAATAATGTACTTCCGGATTGTTTCAAATTATTACATGGGAATTTAACTCTCGAAAATAAAGCTCAAGAAGAAACATACAGCAATTATAGTCCGGATTATTTGCGAGATGGTTTTGACGATCATAGTTATCTCTATGTAAAAGGAGAATTTTGGACTGATTTTATGGCTCCGATGTTTCACTTGGAAGCGGGAACAACTTATAAATTTAGTGTACAAGGCAGAAATAGTTACGAATACAGAACACAAGGAATTGGATTATCTGTAGGAAGAGGACAAAATGCCTATAATATGGAAACCAGATTGGGAGGAACTGGCAGACTTACAGAATATCATTATAGTGAGTTAGTGTCTTATTTTACACCGATCGTTTCTGGAGATTATAGTTTTTTAATGGATTTCTCAAATTCAGGTTCACCAAATTTATTGGCTGATAATTTTGAATTAAAAGAAGGATATAAAGTATCCGTTGACGGAAATAAAAATTCGACAGTTTATGATTTTGAAAAAGGAATAACAGATGATATTATTCTTGAAGATACGTTTGATGCAAGTTCCGAAATAGGTTTTGATGATCAATCGGCTGCGAATAAAGTGGTTGTAATGAGTAAGGCTTCAACAGGAAATGCGTGGTTGACGGCTCCAAGTGCTTCAAATTCTGCAAAAATGAATGAAAATTCAACTTCGATTTGGGAATTGAATCAAAGTAATATTTCGAAAATAAACACTAAAGTTGATGCTAAAAATGCCACTACTTTATTTATGAGTTTTGAATTGAAACAAAGATTTGCTGATCATAATAATGAGTCTATGTTTAGAGTTATTGTAAATGGAAACGTGTTGGGAGATATCATTAAACCGGTAACAAAGAAAGAAGATAAATTTCAGAAATATATGTTTGATTTAACCCCTTATGTTGGTTCAGAAATTAGAATTTCGTTCCAGCATATCGGGAAAACGGCTTATGAAGACACAGCATTATTAGACAATTTGAGCTTTGCAAAAACAGTAGAAAGCTTGTCAGTTGTGGAGAATAAGATTACAGATTTTAAATATTAT
- a CDS encoding FAD-dependent oxidoreductase, with protein MELSYWELKNWFTNVDYTIVGSGIVGLHAALRLRERFPTAKILVLEKGMLPQGASTKNAGFACFGSLSEIMEDLKTHSEEDVINLIEKRWKGLQLLRKRLGDSAIDFKPHGGYELFLKDDELGFSECISKLPFINEILKPLFKADVFTKETDRFGFGDIQDYLVFNPFEAQIDTGNMMQELLRQAVSDNILILNQQIVTAYSDLGNQVEIVLNDFSFKSNKMLFATNGFANTLTKGAVQPARAQVLITEPIPGLDIKGTFHLDKGYYYFRNIDDRILLGGGRNLDFETENTTEFGQTEIIQNKLEDLLKNIILPNQDFRIAHRWSGIMGVGNSKNPVVTQLSQNVFCGVRLGGMGVAIGSLIGTELADLV; from the coding sequence ATGGAATTAAGTTACTGGGAACTTAAAAACTGGTTTACCAATGTTGACTATACAATCGTTGGAAGCGGAATTGTAGGATTGCACGCAGCATTGCGCTTACGCGAAAGATTCCCAACTGCAAAAATTCTAGTGTTAGAAAAAGGAATGCTGCCACAAGGCGCGAGCACTAAAAATGCCGGTTTTGCCTGTTTTGGAAGTCTTTCTGAAATTATGGAAGATTTAAAAACACATTCAGAAGAAGATGTTATCAATCTTATCGAGAAACGTTGGAAAGGTTTGCAATTACTCCGAAAAAGATTAGGAGATTCTGCAATTGATTTTAAACCTCACGGCGGATATGAATTGTTTTTGAAAGATGACGAACTTGGTTTTAGCGAATGCATTTCGAAATTACCTTTTATAAACGAAATTCTAAAGCCACTTTTCAAAGCCGATGTTTTTACCAAAGAAACAGATAGATTCGGGTTTGGAGATATTCAGGATTACTTAGTTTTTAATCCGTTTGAAGCCCAAATCGATACCGGAAATATGATGCAGGAATTGTTGCGACAAGCCGTTTCGGATAATATTTTAATTCTCAATCAACAAATAGTTACAGCATATTCTGATTTAGGCAATCAGGTCGAAATAGTTTTGAATGATTTCAGTTTTAAATCAAATAAAATGCTTTTTGCTACAAATGGTTTTGCAAATACTTTGACAAAAGGCGCCGTTCAGCCTGCAAGAGCGCAAGTTTTAATTACAGAACCAATTCCGGGTTTAGACATAAAAGGGACTTTTCATTTAGATAAAGGATATTATTATTTCAGAAATATAGATGACAGAATCTTGCTTGGAGGCGGAAGAAATCTGGACTTTGAAACTGAAAATACAACTGAATTCGGCCAGACCGAAATCATCCAAAATAAACTCGAAGACTTACTTAAGAATATAATTTTACCCAATCAGGATTTCAGGATTGCGCATCGCTGGAGCGGAATTATGGGAGTAGGAAATAGTAAAAATCCTGTTGTTACACAATTGTCACAAAACGTGTTTTGCGGAGTTCGTCTTGGCGGAATGGGCGTAGCAATTGGAAGTTTAATAGGAACAGAATTAGCAGATTTAGTATAA
- a CDS encoding S9 family peptidase, producing MKKVLFTTLIMMSLNAIGQNVMSPELLWKLGRVSTLGLSKDAKNVVFKVSTPSVEENKSHSKFYIVPVNGGNATEIKDTKEILADKNISPDGKFLVYNEEVKIDKVLGKDFYPKLDKSEVQIYDGLDYRHWDTWNEGKFNHVFYKENKDGATGIDILKGENFDSPQKPFGGDEDYIWSPDGKSILYVCKKKAGTQYAISTNTDIYEYNLETQKTVNRTEGNLGYDTAPQFSPTGNLTWLQMKRDGYEADKNDIIVEFKGIKTNLTANWDGTVDNFIWSKDGKNVFFVAPVDGTKQLFTVNFPGLTRIAIQVRQLTNGDFDVNDLVGFAGDDIIVTRNDMNHAPEIFSYNLKKNTWKQLSNVNTETYKTIAVSKTEKRYVTTTDGKKMLVWVILPPNFDASKKYPTLLFCQGGPQSALTQSYSFRWNFQLMAAKGYVVVAPNRRGMPGHGVEWNEQISKDWGGQVMDDYLSAIDDVSKENYVDKSRLGCVGASYGGYSVFYLAGIHKNRFKTFIAHDGVFNTVSMLGTTEEVFFNNWDFGGAYWEKDNAVAQKAYTTFNPATLVQNWNKPILIVQGGKDFRVPIGQGQEAFQAAQLRGIKSRLVYFPDENHWVLKPQNAQVWQGEFFKWLEETL from the coding sequence ATGAAAAAAGTATTATTTACAACCTTAATAATGATGAGTTTAAACGCCATTGGACAGAATGTAATGTCTCCTGAATTGTTATGGAAATTAGGAAGAGTGAGTACTCTTGGTCTTTCAAAAGATGCAAAAAATGTTGTTTTTAAAGTTTCTACTCCTTCTGTAGAAGAAAACAAATCGCATTCTAAATTTTATATTGTACCTGTAAATGGTGGAAACGCAACTGAAATTAAGGATACAAAAGAAATTTTGGCCGATAAAAACATTTCGCCTGACGGAAAATTTTTAGTGTATAATGAAGAGGTGAAAATCGACAAAGTTTTAGGTAAAGATTTTTATCCAAAGTTAGACAAATCAGAAGTTCAGATTTATGACGGTTTAGATTATCGTCATTGGGATACTTGGAACGAAGGTAAATTTAACCACGTTTTTTATAAAGAAAACAAAGATGGCGCAACTGGAATTGACATCTTAAAAGGTGAAAATTTCGATTCTCCGCAAAAACCTTTTGGTGGCGACGAAGATTATATCTGGTCTCCTGACGGAAAAAGTATCTTGTATGTTTGCAAGAAAAAAGCAGGAACACAATATGCGATTTCTACAAACACTGATATTTATGAGTACAATTTAGAGACTCAAAAAACAGTAAACAGAACCGAAGGTAATTTGGGTTACGACACTGCTCCGCAATTTTCTCCAACAGGAAACCTGACTTGGTTGCAAATGAAACGTGACGGTTATGAAGCGGATAAAAATGATATTATTGTTGAGTTTAAAGGTATCAAAACAAACTTAACGGCAAATTGGGACGGAACTGTAGATAATTTTATCTGGAGTAAAGATGGTAAAAATGTATTTTTTGTTGCTCCGGTTGATGGTACAAAACAACTTTTTACGGTAAACTTTCCAGGATTAACAAGAATTGCAATTCAGGTTCGTCAATTGACAAACGGAGATTTTGATGTTAATGATTTAGTTGGTTTTGCTGGCGACGATATTATCGTTACCAGAAATGACATGAATCATGCTCCGGAGATTTTTTCTTATAATTTGAAGAAAAACACCTGGAAACAATTGTCTAATGTAAACACCGAAACATACAAAACTATAGCGGTTAGCAAAACCGAAAAACGTTATGTTACAACTACTGACGGCAAAAAAATGTTGGTTTGGGTGATTTTACCTCCAAATTTTGATGCTTCAAAAAAATATCCAACTTTATTATTTTGCCAGGGCGGACCACAATCTGCGTTGACACAATCGTATTCTTTCCGTTGGAATTTTCAATTAATGGCTGCTAAAGGCTATGTTGTTGTTGCACCAAACCGTCGCGGAATGCCTGGACATGGTGTTGAATGGAACGAGCAAATTAGTAAAGATTGGGGCGGACAGGTTATGGACGATTACCTTTCTGCAATTGACGATGTGTCTAAAGAAAACTATGTTGACAAATCTCGTTTAGGTTGCGTTGGTGCAAGTTACGGAGGATATTCAGTGTTTTATTTAGCTGGAATTCATAAAAACCGTTTCAAAACTTTTATCGCTCACGATGGTGTTTTCAACACGGTAAGTATGTTGGGAACTACTGAAGAAGTTTTCTTTAACAACTGGGATTTTGGTGGCGCTTATTGGGAAAAAGACAATGCTGTGGCTCAAAAAGCGTATACTACTTTTAATCCTGCAACTTTAGTTCAAAACTGGAACAAACCTATTTTAATTGTTCAGGGTGGAAAAGATTTCCGTGTGCCAATTGGACAAGGACAAGAGGCTTTTCAGGCTGCTCAATTAAGAGGAATCAAGAGCCGTTTGGTTTATTTCCCTGATGAAAATCACTGGGTTTTAAAACCACAAAATGCTCAGGTTTGGCAAGGTGAATTTTTTAAATGGTTAGAAGAAACACTTTAA